The Bacteroidota bacterium genome includes the window AATGTCTTTGTTTTCGAAAAGTATTGTACCGGAAGTAGGCACAACCATGCCTAAAATACTTTTAATAAAGGTTGTTTTTCCGCTTCCATTGGGGCCTAAAAATGCAACACACGACTCACTATGAAACTGAAGCGTCACGGAATCGAGCGCCTTTAATTTCCCGAAATTTTTACTGATGTCTGTTGCTGTTATCATAGTGAAAGAGCGCACATTAAAGGTGCCTCGTCTTTTAAATTTTCGGGTGTAAGTGATGGAATTACTTTTTCAATTTTATCCAACAGTGAAACGAAGATACTTCGGAACAACAAAATTGCCGGTGGATTATTTTGTAGAATCACTGAAAATAAACTAATCGGGTGGTAGCAAACATCTCCTGTTTTATCTTTATTCAAATCATACCCTTCGTATTTGTCCCAATAGTTACCATTAAAGCTATTTAAAACCAAAGAACCGTTTGTAGCAACATCAAAAGTATTCGCTATAAAATTGTTTTTTGTGAATTCAATTTCCATGCAACTGGCCTGAATTTGCATTGCCCATCCATTGCTGATAAAACTATTTTTTTTTGCCGAAATTCTACTGGTACCTTCCATTAAAATACCAATTGTGTTTTTTTCAAAAACATTTCCTTCAATATAACTGTCCGAAATTTCTTTAAGCAGCAAACCATAGGATGCATCTCCCCAATTTTGGGTAAACACATTATTGAACATTTTAACTTTATTGGTAAACATTACTGCTACTCCGGCGCCGTTATTTATAAAGCTATTACCAATATAGCTATCGTTATTTGAAAACATAAAATGTAAACCATAACGTAAGTTTTTTGTTGAGGTATTCATCCAAATTAATGAATTGGTAACAAATTCAAAATAGATACCGTCTCTATGTCCTTCAACACGATTTCCGGTAACTTGCAAACTATCCGATTTCCAACAGTGAATACCGTTTCCTATTTCCTGTTCTTCTTTGCCAAAAGCAAGTAGTGTGTTGTTTTTAATCTTACAATTTATTCCATACTGAACGTATATTCCAAAAAATGTATCTTCCAATTGATTGTTGCTAACGGTTACGTATTTACAATCGTACAATTTTATTCCGGCAGGATCGTCGAGCGTACCGCTTCCTGTATGTATAATTTTAAAACCACTAATTAATACATGATTTGCTTTTACAGAAAGTACTTCGATTTTATTTTCACCATCCAACACCGGATAATTCACACCAATAAGCGAAATAGATTTTGAAATAAGAATGTTTTTTTCACGATAAACACCGGCATCTACTAAAATGGTATCGGCGTTATTTGCTATGTCGAGTGCTTTGTGAATGCTTTTGCAATATTGATTTTTTCCTACACGTATGCACTTTGCATGGCTATTATGAAAAGAGGCAAGGAGTATAAATACTAGTGATATGTGGAATAAATACTTCATTACTCGTTAAGGATAAATTTCCTCCCAAGTTAACTTTTCTCCTCCAATTTTCTGTTGCGTTTTTAGTAAACTATCTTGATTTAGAAATACTGCAATATTACCGCCCATTGGACTACGTAAATTTTCACTAGCTAAAAAAAATGATTTTTCAAGAGGTACAAGCGTATGGTTTAAGCAAAAATTAATGAAATATAGTTTATCTACAGTGGCACTATCTATTTGTGCTTTATCAATAGAATTAATAAAGCAATGAATTTCATCGTATTTATAAATTTTACCCTTTTTGGTAATAACTTCAGCACCAAATCGAGCATCGCTTATGGTCATTTTGCAAAAGGCACAAACGTCTTTTCCAACAATAATAGACTCAGGATTTCTATCGCAAGACACTAACAGTAAGTTAAAAATTAGAAGGAAACTAACTAGTAGACTTTTCATTTGACAACTTTCTTAAAGCTATAAATAACGCAAGCCATTAAAATTAAACCAACACCAACAAATATCCAGCCTCCGGTATCAGGTATAGAGTAGGCTCCAAAATTTAATAATTGTTTAAAGCCAATTAGTGGTGGCTGATACGACATGCCGGGAACAATAATGGCTGCATCAGGACTCAGAGTATGCCCATAGTTGTATTCCCATTTCCAAAAGTCAACCATTGCAGTAACTCCAAAAAGTATAAACAAAATAAACAATGCATTCATCCAAGAACGCCGGCCTATCGCAGCCACCACCAAAAAGCTGATACTGAAAAATAGTATCAAATAGGGTAATAATTTAAATTCAATAAAATCTTCTGTATGCAGTGTTTTCATGCCAATATAATGATTGAGGCCGTTTATAATATCTACATTACCTCCAAGTTTATTGGCATAAATCAGCAAGTTTAATCCCTCCGGATATTGCGGTGCATCCAAATCAATGCGCCACATTGGAACATACAATACTCCAATTAATGATAATCCGCAAAGTACCAAAAGCAAACGTATCCCGACTGTTAGTTTCTTAATTTTCACGTTGAGTGTATAAAAAGGAAAAGTGAGAACTGCCGGTCATTTTCAACCTAAATCAATTTACCACAACAATGAATTAATTAGATTGTAAATGTGTTAAAAACAGAACTCACCTTTCCCGGTTAATTTTTATTTACCGGTTGTTTCAGATGCCGGCTTTATATCTCCGGTGCTAAATTGTAGCGGTACATTACTTCCTGCTGGAGACACTCGCACGTATCCGGTCATTTCTTGATGCAATGCACTGCAAAAATCGGTGCAATACATGGGCGAAATGCCTACACGATTTGGTATCCATTTCAAGGTTTGAGTTTCACCCGGCATAATTAGCAATTCGGCATTTGAAGCACCTTTTATTGCAAAGCCATGCGGAACGTCCCAATCTTGTTCAAGGTTAGTAACGTGAAAATAAACCTCGTCGCCTAATTTGATTCCTTCAATGTTATCAGGAGTTAAATGCGATCGAATGGCAGTCATATAAACATGCACTTTATTTCCTTCACGAACTACCTTGGTTTCTTTTTCACCTTTGGCTACATAGGTGTTTTGATTATCATCAATTTTAAATATTTTCAGTGATTTAGATTTCAGTATATCGGCAGCACAAGCTTGCGCATAATGTGGTTCTCCAATTGTTGGAAAATCCAAAATCAATTGCATCTTATCTCCACTGATGTCATATAACTGAGCACTTTGAGAAAGTTCCGGACCGGTAGGTAAATAACGGTCTTTGGTTATTTTGTTGTAGGCAATTAAGTATTTCGCATTTGGTGTTTTAGTATCACCACCCGGTATGCAAAGGTGTCCAACTGAATAATAAGTTGGTGCACGGTCAACAACTTTCAAATCTTTAATATTCCATTTCACTACTTCTGATGAAACAAAGAAAGAGGTATATGCATTCCCTTTGCCATCAAACTCTGTATGCAGTGGACCAAGTCCCGGTTTTTTAACTTCTCCATATAATGCACTTTCATATTTTATTACCGGAATTCCATCATAATCACCTGCAAAATCTTTGGCAGCAATGGCAGCTTGTATTTTATCATAACTAAAAACCGGAATTAAGGCAGCTAATTTTCCACTACCAACAATGTATTGCCCGCTTGGGTCAACATCGCATCCATGAGGTGATTTAGGACAAGGAATAAAATAACAGAGGTCGCTTAACTCTTTTGAATCAAGAACAGTTACTTCTGTTTTTATTTCGGAAGTAGCAGAATGTGTTTTATCACTATACACATTGTGAGCATATTTTACAGATTGCTTTTTGCCTTTTCCGGCCTTCAAATATTCTTCTGCCTTTTTCCAATTTACGGCCATTATAAAGTCCTTGTCTTTTTGTGAAGCATTTACTTCCAAAAGCGTGTTAGCTTGTTCAGTATTATAGCAAGAGAAGAAAAACCATCCATGTGAAACACCTTTTCCGGCTCGACTTAAATCAAAGTTTACACCAGGACACTGTATTTGAAATGCCAAGTCCATAGCACCATCTTCTTTCGCAACACTTATAAAACTTAAGGTTCCTTTAAAATTTTGCTTGTACGAATTTATAGGAATATCGCCATTTACATCATCGGGTGGTACACTAAAGCGAGTACCTGCTACCACATATTCAGTGTTTTCGGTAATGAAAGGCGAAGAGTGATTTCCACCACTATTCGGCAATTCAATAATTTCGGCAGTTCGAAATGTACTTAAATCAACCCTAGCTACTCTAGGAGTATTGTTAGCATTGGCAAAACACCAACGACCATCAATTTCACCGGCAGTTTTGCTTAATTGTGTGTGGTGTAAATCATCCCAAGGAATATTTCCATGCGATGTGTTTAACATTGGTTTAGTTTCTTCCGAAAACCCCCAACCTTTCTCAGGATCCTGCGAAAATACAGGTATTACACGAAGTAATCGTCCGGATGGCAATCCATACACACTCATTTGACCGCTAAATCCGCCGCTTACAAAATTGTAAAACTCATCATATTTACCGGGTGCTACATATGCTTTTGCAGCTGCATCACCACTTACCGCATTGGAGGTATTCTTGGGTTTACATGCTATCATACTAATCGCAGTGTAGCCTGCAAGTAGCGATGCGAATACTAATTGTTTTGTTTTCATTTTACTTTTTTTTCGTTGTTTATTTTACACCGTCATTTTTGCGCATAAATTCTAATAAGTTGCGAGCTTCATCATCACTTAAACTTTGGTTGGGCATGCGCACCAAACAAATTTCAAGTTGTGCCTGTGCTTCGGGATCTTTGTTCAACATTTCATCCGTATTGGTAATAAAATTCATAATCCAAGCATTTTGCCTTCTTTGGGTTACGCCAAGCCATCCTGGTCCAACTAATTTTTCATCTGTTAGTTTATGGCACGATGAACATTTTACATCAAATGTTTTATTGCCTGCTTCAGCCATAGTAGTATTTAGTTTAGCATCAACCTGAACATCTTTAAATTTACCCTCACCTCTATTGGGATCATAAGCTGGATTTCCATTTTCAATTTTGTTGCCCTCACCTCCGTTTGATATAGGACCGGAATTTTCTGAAGTTTTATTTTCCTTATTTCCACCGCATGAAGCAATGATTAATGCGAGTAAGCTAATTGTGAGAATTTTTTTCATATGCTGTATTTTTTGTTGATGCAATATTACTTTGCAAGGAGTTTTAAGATTTATGCGTTCAATCATAAACATTGAAACCTTAGTAGATAAATTACTTTTTGTGGAGATAAAATTTCTGTTTAAATCCTTGATAATACTGATACATAAAGCTTCTTGTAATTTGTCATTTTGAATAAACATGATGTTAATCATACTATTCCCTGTTGAAAATCAGAAATGTGTGCAATTGTCACTTTTAATTTTGTTGTTGAAATGATAAGTGTTGGACGATTTAAATAGTGCTAAAATCATTACGATGGAAGCTTCAAATAGGGTTCTTGAAAGAAAGGCCGCAATTGAGTTGGAAGTGCTGCTGGCCAATGGTGCATCGTTTAAAAAAGTAAAGAAAGATGAACTAATTTTTGAAGAAGGGACCCACTGTTTATACTATTTTCAATTAGTTGAGGGAAGAGTTCGCTGGGTAAACATCAATGAACAAGGAAAAGAATTTATTCAAAATATTATTGAGCCCGGCGAGTGCTTTGGTGAATTACCTTTGTTCGACAATGAACCCTATGCCGCTTCCTGTTTCGCAGATAAGGATTCAATTATATTGCGTTTACCAAAAGAAAGCTTTCTTTCAATTCTAAAGGAAAATTCTGAACTACATTTTAAGTTTACTAAAATGTTTGCGGAACGTATGCGCTATAAATTCTTGATTTTAAAAACGATTGCTTCTGAGAATCCTACTGCTAGAATTTCGGTATTGTTGAACCATCTCAAAAAAAGAAATTGCAAAGGCCGAGACAAAACTGAAATACAACTCACGCGCCAGCAAATTGCAAACATGACAGGATTGCGGGTTGAAACTGTTATTCGTGCGATTAAAAAATTAGACAACAATGAAAACTTGTCTATTGAAAATGGAAAAATTTTCATTTCCTAAAAGAGTATTGTTTTTGGCTTATCATTCATTAGAGTTTTGCAACAATATGACTCGAATCATAGAAGTTATTTAAAATTTGTAAGCTATTTTGTTGCAAAAAATATGCATTTTACCCTTCAATCCTGGCTTCGCATTTCTTTGTTTAACTTACTTGTAATTGCTACGTTGGGATTTTTACTGCGCTACAAAATTACGTTTTCATTACCTTTTATTGATCAAAAGCATCTCTTGCAAGGGCATTCTCATTTTGCTTTTGCGGGATGGGTTTCTCAAACCTTATTAGTGCTTATAGTAGCATTTCTTTCACAACGTGGATTGGAAAATGCGTTTAAAAAATACCATGCATTATTGTTTTCGAATTTGATTGCTGCTTATGGCATGCTCATTTTTTTTCCGATTCAAGGCTATGGATTGTTTTCAATAACCTTTTCAACTCTTTCGGTCTTTATTGCCTACCTTTTTACACTGCATTTTTGGAAGGATGCGAAGCGCTTATACCTATCTGAAATATCAGTAAAATGGATAAAGGCAGGTTTAGTGTTTAATGGCATTTCGTCAATTGGTGCATTTACTTTGGCCTACCTAATGGCAAATAAAATTGTTCACCAAAACTGGTACTTAGCAGCGGTATATTTCTTTTTACATTTTCAATACAATGGATGGTTTTTCTTTGCTTGCATAGGATTGCTCTTTGCACTCTTAAAGGACCTAGGCTGGAAAACCCCGTTTGAGAAACGCATATATTTTCTGTTTGCATTGGCCTGTATTCCTAGTTATTTTTTGTCTACCTTATGGATGAAATTACCTATAATTATCTACTTAATTGTTATTATTTCAGCAACTATCCAAGTAATTGGTATGTATTATTTGATGCTATTTTTAGTAAAAAACTCAACCCAACTAAAGCTTCAATTGCCTAAACTTGGTTTTTATTTAATTGCCTTAGCAATGCTCGCGCTTTGCATTAAATTGTTGTTGCAATTATTTTCAACAATACCCTCGCTTAATCAGCTGGCTTACGGATTTAGACCCATCGTAATTGGATATTTGCATTTGGTATTGTTGGGCTTTGTAAGTTTATTTCTTCTGGGATATTGCATTGCCAAATTATATTTATTACAAAGTAAGACATTGGTGTTTGGTTCAATTACCTTTGCTTCTGGCATCATCCTAAACGAACTTTTATTGATGATGCAAGGCGCTGCAGCAATGCAATCTATTAGTATTCCTTATTCAAATCAATATTTGTTACTAGCTGCTTGCATACTGTTTATTGGCACTTTGGTTATTTTTTTGAGCCTGATAAAATCTAAATCAAAACGCTAGACATTTGTAGGTCGCTTTAAAAAGGTATCTTTTAAATTATTTTAGGAAATAAAAAATGCCTTGCTTAGTGGCAAGGCATTGAACAATAGAGCAATTTAGCTATTAATTTTCGTTGGATGCATTGGTGAACACCCCACTCGTAATTTCAAGTGAATCAAATGGAGCGCTTATAGCTTTGGCTTTAAAGTGAAAGGTTCCACTGGCTTTGTAAGTGCTTCCATCAATGGTGTAGCTGCTCACAACTAGCTCACCGCTGGTGGAGTTGAATTGCTTACCCGACGCATTCACGTAGTATCCATTGCTATACGACATTAAGGGATAAGTGCTAGGGCTGCTGCCAACAAAATAAAATTCCACTTTGGAACCATCCGTGGCTGTTAATTTCATGGTGTTCTTTATGGTACCATTGTCGTTGAAAATACCTATGTAAGGTTTGGTAACCGCAAAGGAACTTGTTCCAATTTTAAAACTAGCTTCACGGCTTGCGCTGGTTTCAGTACTTTCTTCATCCTCACTTTTTTTGCATGAACAAAGTATTATCAAGCCCGAGAATACTAGCAATGCAATTCGTAAAAATTTATTTTTCATTTGTTTTGGGTTAAAATTTTCGCAAAAGTAATTTATTAAAAGCATCTATCAATAGAATACAGCGGGTTTGTGCGAATAACTTATCTAAAGGTTAAATTCCTTCGGTATGCAAGCTTACCTTTATTTTAGTTTTGTTTAACAAAAATTAATTCGAACAAAGCTATCTTTGCCCTTATTTACCAATTAACCCAAACACCAATGAAGTTTAATATTATTTTCTTGTTTCTTTTTTGCTTGCTTCAAAGCATAGCCCTTTCGGTATTTTCACAAAATAATTTTGCCGTTGTAGCTTACGGATATACCGCTTATCAACCTAAGGAAGTTTTTTTTGGGGATACTGACGAAGTCTATTTTGTTGGCTCATGCAATATTCGCGGAAGCATTAACAACGAAATTACCTGGAATGGATACTGTTATACACCAAACGATATTTATGGAGGTTGTTCTCCGGCAATTGCCAATACCTTTTTGGTAGGACGCAATGGATTAATTACAAAAAACAGTGCTTGCGAAATTTTTGGTTCATGGAGCTTTCAAACAAGTGGAACCACAGACACTTTATTTAGTGTAAAATTTTACGACCTAAACACCGGTATTATTGTTGGCCAAAATGGAAAAATACTGCGCACCACCAACAATGGAACACAATGGAATGCTTTAACTAGTGGCACTAGCTCGAGCTTATACAACCTTGCCTTTAAACCCGATAGCACCTTGTTGGCTTGTGGCGCAAACGGAACTATTTTGCAAAGCACCGATAAAGGAATAACCTGGAATGCTTTAACCACGGGCGTTACAAATGCCTTGTTCGACATTGATTTTCCAAGCAACGATACCGGTTATGTTGTTGGAATGAACGGTGTGATGCTAAAAACAACCGATGCCGGTATAACCTGGAATGCTGTAAGTACCGGAATTACAACAAAAATACGAGCCGTTGATTTTACCAATATTAACCATGGTGTGATGGTGGGCGATGATGGAGTAATACAGCGAACAGTCGATGGTGGACAAACCTGGATTACTTTTCCTTTCTCTAGCTTTTACGATGTGTTTGATGTGAAATTTAGAAACGATTCTATTGGCTATTTGATGGTACAATTTGATGCTTACAAAACTACTGATGGTGGTATAAACTGGTATAAACTCGGTCCTGAATTGCGTTCGGTAAAGTATTTAAACGATACTACCTTAATTGCGGTGGGGGATGATATGGTAAGAAAATCAACTGATGGTGGATTTAATTGGACTAGTCAGCATCCGGGGCAATCATCCAATTGGTACGACTGTGCATTTCCAACGCAGGATACCGGCTACATTTGCGGTACAGGGGGTAAAATTATGAAAACTACCGACGGGGCTCAAAGTTTTGTTCCACAAGTTACCAATGCGCCTACTAGTTGTTATTATTTTGGGATTCATTTTTTTGATAAGAATAAAGGAATTGCTGTAGGCTCACAGAATACTATTTCGAAAACCTCCAACGGTGGCCAAACCTGGACTACCACTTCTTCTTCGGGAAGTAGTTTTTCGTATTACGATGTGTTTTTTGTAAACAGTCAAGTAGGATGGATTTGCGGTTCGGGTGGAGCAATACGTAAGTCGGTTGATGGGGGAGCTACATTTACCAGTCAAACTAGCGGAGTAAACAAATTTTTGTGGAGTATATACTTTTTAACTCCGCTCAAAGGTTTTGCTTGCGGCGAAAGTGGTACCTTGTTGCGTACCCTTGATGGAGGCACTACTTGGGTAAAGCTTACTACGCCTTCAACTGCCACTTATTTTGGCATTGCTTTTCGCGATTCCCTGCATGGCTATGTAACACTCGATGGTGGCTATATGTTGATTACCTCAAACGGTGGAAACAATTGGAAATTGGGCGATATTAACTTCACAGGTAAATCAATCGCATTTAGAAATTCCTTTACCGGTTATATTGTTGGGGATTTGGATAGCAGACTTTACTTTGATCCCATGAAATCGCACAACGCATACACTACCGCATGCAAAGGAGGTACAGGTGCATTAAAACCTATATTGGCTTCGGGCATTAACATATTACCGGGCAATCATTTTATTTACGAAATTGATACTACTGGTAGCGATTTTCAAGATGCAATTTTTGTGAGCGCAATAGCCGATACTTCTGCCGGTTATTGGTACTTTAATTTGCCTGCTAACATTTCAAGCGGATTGCATCATGCGCGTATACGAAGCACTGCTACTTCCCCCATTCATCATTCTATAACTACAACGCTCGAAGTTTACGACGATGTAAAGGCTTCCATTACTTTCCGAAACGATACCTTATTTTCGGTTTACAACCCGAAGTACTTATATCAATGGCGCAAAGGCTTTGCCCTAATTCCCGGTGCCAACGCTTACTATTATGTGCCCGATTCAAGTGGGGGCAATTACTCGGTTACCATACAATACGGATGTTGCAATAATTCGCAGGCGAGCATAGTATTAAACAGTTGCGCAGGAGCCTTGATGCAGCAACCTCAAGTAGCGAATAACTACGTAGTAATTTGCGATTCATCGTCCGCAGTGCTTACAGCCAGTGGATCCACTACTTACCATTGGTACAACAGCGATACCTCGAGTGTTATTTTAGACACTACCAACACCTACACCACGCCATTGCTCACCGAGCGCGATACTTTTTATGTGGCTTCCTACAACGGAGTATGTGAAAGCGCACGGGTGCCTATTTACGTTAGTTTTACTACACGTCCTAACGCTGTTTATGCTTTTGGCGATAGTGTTTGTAAAGGAAAGGATGCCATTTTACTATCTTCCAATGCTGTAGCCATACATTGGTTTGCCGACAGTAGTTCAACACTTGAATTAAAAAATGCAAATGCCTTTTTAGTTCCGCAGCTTAGCGCCAACGATACATTTTATGTAAGTGCCTTCAATTATCAATGCGAAAGCAAACGAACAGCTGTGATTGCCTTCGCAATTGATGCGCCTTTAGCCGGTGTAGTGTTGGGCGATACAGCGGTTTCTATAGGCGATACAAGTGTGTACACATATGTTCCGGCACTGGGCAATACCATACAATGGCTTTTAGTTGGAGGACAGATTATTGCAAACAACGATAGTTTAACCGTTCAATGGGATTCAACCAGCACTGCCAAAGTGGGACTTATTGAGCGCAATGCCTTGGGATGTGCAAGCGATACAGTTTGGCTAAACGTAGAGGTTGATTTGGCCATTTCCGTTGAAGAGCAAACGGTTTCTAATTTTAAACTAAGCCCTAACCCGGCCAGCCAGCAAATTACCCTTGAACGCAGCATAGCAACAGTTACCGAAAGTTTGGTAATAGTAGATGCAGAAGGGCGCCCGGTGATGAACACAAAGTTTGAAGCAGGCAAACACAAGCTGAGCCTAAATATTGACCATTTGCCGGCAGGAATCTACTATGTAAAAGGCCAATCGAACAGGACAAGCAAGGCAAAGTTCAGCATAGTGCGGCACTAGCCTTAAATAGCGGCTTTTAGCGGAATGCAGAAAAAAATCCTGCAAGACTATTCATTTTCTAAATAAATTTTTACTTTTGCAGCCCAATTCACCCAAAACTGTCCGATGGTGTAACTGGCAACACGTCTGATTTTGGTTCAGAAGAGTCTAGGTTCGAAACCTAGTCGGACAACTTTTAACAACTGGAAACCCTTGTAAGTTAAACACTTACAGGGGTTTTGTTTTTTACTGTCTCATTTCTTGTCACTTTTTTTTTGCTTTATTTTAATTCCAACTATCTTTATTCGAATCAATAAGAATACTTCCTATTTATTTTACTTAGTTAAATTAAAATTATCGCAAAATGAAATCGATAAGTTTAGTTGTAAATAGGTTGGCTTCAATTTTTTGTAAAGAGTTTATTACGCTTGCTCCTGAATTTGAACTTAAAGGCAAAACGATATTTACAACCCCAAAAATCGCTATAAAAAATGAAAAAAGTTATCTTTCTTTTTGCAATATTTATACTAATGGCAACCAAAAATACTGCTCAGACGACTAAAACTAAATTGACAGTTGTTCCACTAGTAGAAAATAAAATCATTGAGCTCGATGGTGGAATAATATTAGTCACCGGACAATCGAGAGTTATACTAAGAATTGAATTGCCTGTAAACACCGTGTCATGGTATTACATTTTTTCTTCTTATTCTAACCAGGAGGCTATGGAAAATAATGCAGGAACAATTAATTTGGTGTCACAACTTACTCGAGTTATTGATGCAACAGGTTCAACAGCAAAAATTGCATCATCATTATTAGCACCTTCAGGTTCTGGAGCATGCAGTGTTTACTTATTTGAAAATAGTGAGAATGCAAACAAATTTTATAATAAAAACGAGCAATCATTGCTATCAGACACTTGGAGTTATATTGAGCTCGGCTCCAATGAAAGTTCAACTCAAGGAAAAGGAGTTATAAATGGCATTATTGATGGAGTTCGTTATCTAGGCATTAAAAGTATGAACTCTCCAGTAATTGTAACAATTGAAGTAGCTGCAATTGTTGAAGAAGTTCAAGAAGAAAGTGTTGAAGAACAAAAGGCAATGAACTTCGGTAGTCTTGGATGGAAATGTTTCGAAAGAGGAGAATATGATAAGTGTTTTGAGCTAAGTAAAAAAGCAATTGAATTAGACAACAGCTTATCATTCGTACATTTCAATATCGGTTTAGTGTATCTCATAAAAAACCAAATTTCAGA containing:
- a CDS encoding cytochrome c; the protein is MKKILTISLLALIIASCGGNKENKTSENSGPISNGGEGNKIENGNPAYDPNRGEGKFKDVQVDAKLNTTMAEAGNKTFDVKCSSCHKLTDEKLVGPGWLGVTQRRQNAWIMNFITNTDEMLNKDPEAQAQLEICLVRMPNQSLSDDEARNLLEFMRKNDGVK
- the nosZ gene encoding Sec-dependent nitrous-oxide reductase; this translates as MKTKQLVFASLLAGYTAISMIACKPKNTSNAVSGDAAAKAYVAPGKYDEFYNFVSGGFSGQMSVYGLPSGRLLRVIPVFSQDPEKGWGFSEETKPMLNTSHGNIPWDDLHHTQLSKTAGEIDGRWCFANANNTPRVARVDLSTFRTAEIIELPNSGGNHSSPFITENTEYVVAGTRFSVPPDDVNGDIPINSYKQNFKGTLSFISVAKEDGAMDLAFQIQCPGVNFDLSRAGKGVSHGWFFFSCYNTEQANTLLEVNASQKDKDFIMAVNWKKAEEYLKAGKGKKQSVKYAHNVYSDKTHSATSEIKTEVTVLDSKELSDLCYFIPCPKSPHGCDVDPSGQYIVGSGKLAALIPVFSYDKIQAAIAAKDFAGDYDGIPVIKYESALYGEVKKPGLGPLHTEFDGKGNAYTSFFVSSEVVKWNIKDLKVVDRAPTYYSVGHLCIPGGDTKTPNAKYLIAYNKITKDRYLPTGPELSQSAQLYDISGDKMQLILDFPTIGEPHYAQACAADILKSKSLKIFKIDDNQNTYVAKGEKETKVVREGNKVHVYMTAIRSHLTPDNIEGIKLGDEVYFHVTNLEQDWDVPHGFAIKGASNAELLIMPGETQTLKWIPNRVGISPMYCTDFCSALHQEMTGYVRVSPAGSNVPLQFSTGDIKPASETTGK
- a CDS encoding nitrous oxide reductase family maturation protein NosD, which encodes MKYLFHISLVFILLASFHNSHAKCIRVGKNQYCKSIHKALDIANNADTILVDAGVYREKNILISKSISLIGVNYPVLDGENKIEVLSVKANHVLISGFKIIHTGSGTLDDPAGIKLYDCKYVTVSNNQLEDTFFGIYVQYGINCKIKNNTLLAFGKEEQEIGNGIHCWKSDSLQVTGNRVEGHRDGIYFEFVTNSLIWMNTSTKNLRYGLHFMFSNNDSYIGNSFINNGAGVAVMFTNKVKMFNNVFTQNWGDASYGLLLKEISDSYIEGNVFEKNTIGILMEGTSRISAKKNSFISNGWAMQIQASCMEIEFTKNNFIANTFDVATNGSLVLNSFNGNYWDKYEGYDLNKDKTGDVCYHPISLFSVILQNNPPAILLFRSIFVSLLDKIEKVIPSLTPENLKDEAPLMCALSL
- a CDS encoding Crp/Fnr family transcriptional regulator, translated to MEASNRVLERKAAIELEVLLANGASFKKVKKDELIFEEGTHCLYYFQLVEGRVRWVNINEQGKEFIQNIIEPGECFGELPLFDNEPYAASCFADKDSIILRLPKESFLSILKENSELHFKFTKMFAERMRYKFLILKTIASENPTARISVLLNHLKKRNCKGRDKTEIQLTRQQIANMTGLRVETVIRAIKKLDNNENLSIENGKIFIS
- a CDS encoding tetratricopeptide repeat protein; protein product: MKKVIFLFAIFILMATKNTAQTTKTKLTVVPLVENKIIELDGGIILVTGQSRVILRIELPVNTVSWYYIFSSYSNQEAMENNAGTINLVSQLTRVIDATGSTAKIASSLLAPSGSGACSVYLFENSENANKFYNKNEQSLLSDTWSYIELGSNESSTQGKGVINGIIDGVRYLGIKSMNSPVIVTIEVAAIVEEVQEESVEEQKAMNFGSLGWKCFERGEYDKCFELSKKAIELDNSLSFVHFNIGLVYLIKNQISEAIEKYNDAIVINRKTDDPKHSLDGALQDIIDNMDKFTDKNTAKDLKELLENELQSY
- a CDS encoding T9SS type A sorting domain-containing protein, yielding MKFNIIFLFLFCLLQSIALSVFSQNNFAVVAYGYTAYQPKEVFFGDTDEVYFVGSCNIRGSINNEITWNGYCYTPNDIYGGCSPAIANTFLVGRNGLITKNSACEIFGSWSFQTSGTTDTLFSVKFYDLNTGIIVGQNGKILRTTNNGTQWNALTSGTSSSLYNLAFKPDSTLLACGANGTILQSTDKGITWNALTTGVTNALFDIDFPSNDTGYVVGMNGVMLKTTDAGITWNAVSTGITTKIRAVDFTNINHGVMVGDDGVIQRTVDGGQTWITFPFSSFYDVFDVKFRNDSIGYLMVQFDAYKTTDGGINWYKLGPELRSVKYLNDTTLIAVGDDMVRKSTDGGFNWTSQHPGQSSNWYDCAFPTQDTGYICGTGGKIMKTTDGAQSFVPQVTNAPTSCYYFGIHFFDKNKGIAVGSQNTISKTSNGGQTWTTTSSSGSSFSYYDVFFVNSQVGWICGSGGAIRKSVDGGATFTSQTSGVNKFLWSIYFLTPLKGFACGESGTLLRTLDGGTTWVKLTTPSTATYFGIAFRDSLHGYVTLDGGYMLITSNGGNNWKLGDINFTGKSIAFRNSFTGYIVGDLDSRLYFDPMKSHNAYTTACKGGTGALKPILASGINILPGNHFIYEIDTTGSDFQDAIFVSAIADTSAGYWYFNLPANISSGLHHARIRSTATSPIHHSITTTLEVYDDVKASITFRNDTLFSVYNPKYLYQWRKGFALIPGANAYYYVPDSSGGNYSVTIQYGCCNNSQASIVLNSCAGALMQQPQVANNYVVICDSSSAVLTASGSTTYHWYNSDTSSVILDTTNTYTTPLLTERDTFYVASYNGVCESARVPIYVSFTTRPNAVYAFGDSVCKGKDAILLSSNAVAIHWFADSSSTLELKNANAFLVPQLSANDTFYVSAFNYQCESKRTAVIAFAIDAPLAGVVLGDTAVSIGDTSVYTYVPALGNTIQWLLVGGQIIANNDSLTVQWDSTSTAKVGLIERNALGCASDTVWLNVEVDLAISVEEQTVSNFKLSPNPASQQITLERSIATVTESLVIVDAEGRPVMNTKFEAGKHKLSLNIDHLPAGIYYVKGQSNRTSKAKFSIVRH